A region of Paenimyroides aestuarii DNA encodes the following proteins:
- a CDS encoding zinc-dependent metalloprotease, whose product MKRLYFYRMKFYNKMICFVVLLCTGNLFAQFNAFSNASERNFSEKEKFVRKHIPHTFEIYQLDVKNLFERVKDAPPLSNEPSPLVLAFPDGNGNFSNYWVYDNPAMESELASTVKNIRSLKAVDIKNPGNSISISISDIFGLHGMGMKTDGSVFYIDNYTTDLNNVIAYQRNNLELPKSNFSCLVTGDHFDDAITSLENPIQSFSLDNKRRTYRLALACTIEYAAFHINNAPAGTPNTTVDQKKNIVLAAMNVSLTRLNQIFERELNVHLNLIANNKDIIFITSDNFSNNDADFLIDESQTVIDNVIGSSNYDIGHTFSTGQGGLAALGSVCSSWSKASGITGSSAPVGDAYDVDYVAHEMGHQFGANHTFNNSCQFNRNNSTAVETGSGSTIMSYAGICPPDMQSNVDAYYHYVSIREMQTFLLSATCAQQTTVANAAPVVTPLTPKTIPYGTPFILSVTATDADGDALTYAFEQNNPQITSQPPSATTTIGPAFRSVPPTANNYRSFPNLGTVLAGTTNTNGVVSNDWERLSMVARTYSFVATVRDNNANGARVVYTQPATITVANTGPFVITAPNNNPNTTEPVWFMGSTKTITWNVAGTTANNINTTNVNILVSTDAGLTFTPIASNVPNNGSATVTIPTNLTSTYEARIKIEAVGNIFYTVSKKFTLWDPNLSTEELALNDLKIYPNPTTSVLNVAFSTKDTGTVTFNIFDLNGRLIKTVFHQNSSIIDQQINVADLTTGTYILVIKTDKHTTTHKFIKK is encoded by the coding sequence TTGAAAAGATTATATTTCTACCGCATGAAATTTTACAACAAAATGATTTGTTTCGTGGTGCTTTTATGTACCGGAAACCTATTTGCCCAGTTTAATGCATTTTCAAATGCTTCAGAGCGCAATTTTTCGGAAAAAGAAAAATTTGTGAGAAAACACATTCCACATACTTTTGAAATTTATCAATTGGATGTAAAAAATTTGTTTGAACGCGTGAAAGACGCGCCGCCCTTGTCTAATGAACCTTCTCCATTAGTATTGGCATTTCCCGATGGCAATGGGAATTTTTCTAATTATTGGGTTTACGACAATCCAGCAATGGAATCAGAATTGGCATCAACCGTGAAAAACATTCGAAGTTTAAAAGCAGTTGATATAAAAAACCCAGGAAACAGTATTAGTATTAGTATTTCGGACATATTTGGATTACATGGTATGGGAATGAAAACCGATGGATCTGTTTTTTATATTGATAATTATACCACCGATTTAAACAACGTTATTGCTTATCAAAGAAACAACTTAGAATTACCAAAAAGCAATTTTTCATGTCTGGTGACTGGAGATCATTTTGACGATGCCATTACTTCGTTAGAAAATCCTATTCAATCTTTCAGCTTAGATAACAAACGAAGAACCTACCGATTGGCTTTAGCATGTACGATAGAATATGCAGCTTTTCACATTAACAATGCTCCTGCTGGCACACCCAACACAACGGTAGATCAAAAGAAAAATATCGTGTTGGCAGCCATGAATGTTTCATTAACCCGTTTAAATCAAATTTTTGAGAGAGAGCTCAACGTGCACCTAAATCTTATTGCCAATAATAAAGATATTATTTTTATCACATCTGATAACTTCTCGAATAATGATGCCGATTTTTTAATTGATGAAAGCCAAACGGTTATAGATAATGTAATTGGCTCATCAAATTACGATATAGGGCACACTTTTAGTACGGGTCAAGGTGGATTGGCAGCACTAGGTTCGGTATGTAGTTCATGGAGCAAAGCATCCGGAATCACAGGATCTTCCGCACCAGTGGGCGATGCCTATGATGTAGATTATGTTGCCCATGAAATGGGACATCAATTTGGTGCAAACCATACCTTTAATAACTCTTGCCAATTTAACAGAAACAACTCTACAGCCGTAGAAACAGGGAGCGGAAGCACCATTATGTCATATGCAGGTATTTGCCCACCCGACATGCAAAGCAACGTTGATGCTTATTATCATTATGTAAGTATTCGCGAAATGCAAACTTTTTTACTTTCTGCTACGTGTGCGCAGCAAACCACTGTTGCAAATGCAGCGCCGGTTGTAACGCCATTAACCCCCAAAACCATTCCTTATGGAACACCTTTTATATTGAGTGTAACAGCTACCGATGCCGACGGCGATGCTCTAACCTATGCATTTGAACAAAACAATCCACAAATAACTTCGCAACCACCTAGTGCAACCACGACTATCGGTCCCGCATTTAGGTCTGTGCCACCTACTGCGAATAATTACCGCTCGTTTCCTAATTTAGGAACTGTTTTAGCTGGTACTACCAATACAAATGGTGTGGTAAGTAATGATTGGGAACGTTTATCAATGGTTGCAAGAACATACAGTTTTGTGGCAACCGTTCGTGATAATAATGCAAACGGTGCACGAGTGGTGTACACCCAACCCGCAACAATCACAGTTGCCAATACTGGACCTTTTGTAATAACAGCACCAAACAACAACCCAAACACTACCGAACCAGTATGGTTTATGGGTTCTACCAAAACAATTACTTGGAATGTGGCAGGTACCACTGCAAATAATATAAATACTACCAATGTAAACATTTTAGTATCAACAGATGCAGGACTAACGTTTACGCCTATTGCTTCCAACGTACCCAATAACGGGTCTGCAACAGTTACTATACCAACCAATTTAACCAGCACGTATGAGGCGCGAATAAAAATTGAAGCAGTTGGAAACATTTTCTATACCGTTTCTAAAAAGTTCACTTTGTGGGATCCAAATTTAAGCACTGAAGAATTGGCTTTAAACGATTTGAAAATCTATCCTAATCCTACTACAAGTGTTTTAAATGTTGCCTTTTCTACGAAAGATACCGGAACCGTTACATTTAATATTTTTGATTTAAACGGAAGATTAATTAAAACGGTTTTTCACCAAAATTCTAGTATAATTGACCAGCAGATAAATGTTGCTGATTTAACCACAGGCACATACATTTTGGTTATTAAAACGGATAAACACACTACTACACATAAATTCATTAAGAAGTAG